The stretch of DNA TACCGACCTCGGCATTCGGATTCCGGCGGGACAACTGAGCAAAACCGTTTATCGCGGTCTCGACCCGAAAGCTACCGTGCAGATGGTGTATAGCGGAGACCTGACATGGTCGCCCGAGACCACAACGCAATTAGACGCCCTGGCCGAAGTGCTGGAAATCAAGCTGATTGAAAAGCTGCGCGAAGAAGAGAGTGGCGTCTATGGCGTTGGGTCCAATGCCAGCTACAGCAAATACCCGGTGCCGCGCTACACGTTCCGCATCAGCTTCGGCTGTGCGCCCGAAAACGTAGAGAAGCTGATTGCCAAAACGCAGGAGATCATAAATACTATCAAGCAAAACGGTGCCGCTCCGGGCGACATTGCCAAGTTTAAGGCCGAAACCTGGCGCGAAACTGAAGTGCAGTTGAAAGACAATCAGTTCTGGCTCGGCTATCTGCAAAGTCAGTATTTCAATCAGGATGAGCCGACCGAAATTCTGCGCGAAAACGAGCAGTTGAATAAAGTGACCGTCGATAGCACGAAAGCAGCCGCTAACAAGTATCTGGCCGACAACGTTGCCCGGTTCGTGCTGCTGCCGGAGAAAAAAATGGAGATAGGTAAGTAGTATCGGTTGAAGGTAAATTTAACCTGTCGTTTTCCGCAAGTTGCGCTCTATGCCTCAACAACCGCCCCAACTCCGAACCGTTGCCGTAACACGCTACGTAACGCCCCTGCGCGAAGGAGGTTCGTTGCCCGCCATCGTCGAAGCCGACGACGAGTTTCTGTATGTGCTGAAGTTTCGTGGGGCTGGGCAGGGTGCCAAAGCCCTGATTGCCGAACTCATTGCGGGCGAACTTGCCCGCGCAATCGGTTTGCGCGTACCCGAACTGGTGTTCGCTACGCTGAGCGAAGCCTTTGGCCGCACCGAACCCGACGAGGAAATTCAGGATTTGCTCCGGGCCAGCGAAGGACTGAATCTCGGTCTGCATTACCTCTCCGGAGCCATTACGTTCGACCCGATTTTAAACACTATCGATGCCCGTTTAGCCTCAGAAATCGTATGGTTCGATTGCTTTATCACAAACGTTGACCGAACGGCCCGGAATACCAATATGCTGATGTGGCACAAAGAGTTGTGGCTTATCGACCACGGCGCGGCTTTGTATTTTCACCATTCCGGTCAGCCGTGGGAAGAGCAGGCAGTTCGGCCCTTCGTAGCCATAAAAGACCACGTCCTATTGCCCCGCGCTACCGAACTCGACGCCGTTGACGCTGACTTCCGCCAACGCCTGACACCCGACCGCATCCGGGCTATCGTATCACTCGTACCCGACGAGTGGCTGACCGATGCCGAATCGGACGCTACGCCCGACGAACGGCGCGAGGTATATGCCCGGTTTTTAGAAACCCGCCTGGCTCATTCCAACACCTTTTTGACTGCTGCTAACGATGCCCGGAATGCACTTGTATGAATACGCCGTAATTCGGGTGGTGCCGCGCGTTGAACGCGAAGAGTTTCTGAACGTGGGCGTTATTCTGTATTGTTCGGCGCAGGGATTTCTGCAAACCAAATTTGCGCTTAAGGAAGAACGGCTACGGGCATTTTCGAGTGCTGTAGACATATCTGAACTGCACGAGCGTTTGCAGGCATTTGAGCGGGTGTGTGCGGGTCGGCGTGAGGGCGGGCCGATTGGTCAGTTACCGATTGCCGGACGGTTTCGGTGGCTGACAGCCGCCCGTAGCACGGTGGTGCAACCATCGGCGGTACATCCGGGCTTATGCGTCGATGCCGCCGAAATGCTGGAGCGTTTGGTTGAGCAGTTGGTGCTTTAGTCGGTTCAACCCGACGACGTGTTGCTTACCGTTCCCTCAATTAGTCGCCGTTAGCCAATTATTTTAAATAACTTTCTGGTAATCAGCAGGAAGTTATGAAAATCAAACCCGACACCACGTTAGTCGAGTATTTTTATCATTGGGAGCGTACTACGCCTGATCGTATTTTTCTTCGGCAGCCCTTTGGCGATACCTGGCTCGACTTTACCTGGCAGCAGGCTGGTGAGCAGGCCCGTAAGTTAGCGGCCTACCTGCATTCGCTGGGTTTACCGCCCAAAAGCCGCATTGGGCTGGTGTCTAAAAATTGTGCTGAATGGTTTATCAGCGACATTGCTATCATGCTGTCGGGCCATGTGTCGGTGCCATTTTACCCAACACTTACGGCAGAACAACTTGAGCAGGTAGTCGTACATAGCGGCTGCAACGTATTGTTAGTCGGCAAGTTAGACAACTGGAACGCTATGAAGGCGGGTGTTCCGAACGGTGTAATCTGTGTTTCGTTTCCTACGTACAACCCCGACCCAGCGCATGTGCAATGGGCCGATGTCATGACGTCGCAGATACCCTTTAGCGACTCACCCCTACCATCACCCGATGAGCTTATGACCATTGTGTATACGTCGGGCACCACGGGCAATCCAAAAGGCGTGATGCTGACCTTTGGCGGTTTCGCTCTTGTATTGCATTCACTTAAAGAGTTTGTACCAATAGAAGTTCCAGCCATTCGGTTGCTGTCGTATCTGCCGCTGTGTCATATGGCGGAGCGTGGTATTTTAGCCAATATGGCCCTGGCAACAGGCGCAACGGTTCATTTCACGGAGAGCATCGACACGTTTTCTAAAAACTTAGCTGCCGTTCAGCCAACGCATTTTGGGTCGGTGCCACGCATTTGGGTTAAGTTTCAACAAGGTATTCTGGCGAAAATGCCGCAGAAACGACTCGATTTGCTGTTGCGCATCCCCATTCTGAGTGGTATTGTGAAGAAAAAGATCAGAACAACTTTAGGGTTAGGTCAGGTGCAGTTTATTGGGGTAGGAGCCGCGCCGATGCCGGTTAGCCTGATGCTGTGGTTCAGACGTTTAGGCATTCACATGCAGGAAATTTACGGCATGACTGAAACAACCTCGACCATCAGCGTTATGCCGCGCAATGGCATTAAAGATGGGACCGTTGGAAAAGCCTTAGCCACCGTGACGGTAAAAATCGACCCGGACACGGGCGAAATTTGCGTTAAATCACCCCACAACATGCTGGGCTATTACAATGAACCCGCCATGACCGCCGAAACCCTTGGTACTGACGGCTGGTTGCACACGGGCGACAAAGGCGAGGTTGACGCGGAGGGTTATTTAAGGATAACGGGCCGGGTTAAGGAAATGTACAAAACAAGTAAGGGTGAATACGTAGCCCCGTCCCAGATTGAACTGCGCTTTGCCGATAATGCGTTGATCGAGCAGGTGTGTGTAGTAGGGCAGGGACTGCCTCAACCCGTTGCGCTGATTGTATTGTCCGAATCGGCCCGCGCCGAAGACAAAACAATTGTCGCCGAAAGTTTACGCCTGACGCATCAATCGGTCAACAAAATTCTGAAACCTTACGAGCGGGTACAGAAAATCGTTGTCGTGCAGGAGCCGTGGACAGTAGAAAACAATCGCATGACACCAACGATGAAGCTGAAGCGAAAAGAGGTAGAAAAAGCCTTCGCATCGCGCATCGAAGGCTGGTACGAACACAAAGACGATTTTATCTGGGAGATGTAGTTCAGACTGTCGTTGCTGCTACCACTGGCACATTGGTTTTTTTAATGGCCTCAATGCCACCTTCCACGTTTATTACGTTGTGAAATCCCCGTGCTTTCAGAATCGAACTTGCCACCATCGACCGGTAGCCCCCGGCGCAATGCACATAGAGAGGTTCATGGCGTGAAAGCTGGGCCATATGGTCGTTGATATTATCTAACGGCATATTCTCGGCATCGCGCACGTGACCGGTTTCAAATTCTGCCGCTTTGCGTACATCAACGACGGTAAAGTTCGATGCATTTTGCCAGCGTTCGGCAAACGTAGCCGGGGAGATTGATGCTACCGTGTCTACCTCGTTTTCACTTTTTTGCCAAGCCGCAAAGCCCCCGTCGAGGTAGCCTATGCAATTGTCGTAACCCACGCGGGCCAGCCGCAGTACGGTTTCTTCTTCTTTGCCAACGGGTGTCACGAGCGCGATGGGCTGCTTCAGATCGGGAATCAGTGCCCCTACCCAGGGCGCAAATTGTCCGTTCAGGCCAATGTTTATGGCGTTCGGAATAAATCCATTGGCAAACTCGGTAGCATCACGCACGTCGAGTATCAACGCCCCCGTTTCGTTCACGGCAGCTTCGAACATCGCTGGCGACAGAGCCTGACTGCCTCGTTGCATAACGGCATCGATAGATTCGTACCCTTCTTTGTTGAGTCGAGCATTTTCGGCGAAATACGCCGGAGCCTCGGTCAGGCCATCGAGAACTTTTTCAACGAATTCGTCTTTCGTTTCAGCCCGCAACGCGTAGTTAAAGCGTTTCTGATTACCGAGCGTATCGGTAGTTTCTTTGCTCATATTTTTGCCACAGGCCGACCCAGCCCCATGTGCCGGGTACACAATTACGTCGTCGGGCAGGGGCATAAGTTTGGTATGCAGGCTGTCGTAGAGCATCCCGGCCAGGTCATGTTCCGTCAGGTTGCCTTTAATGGCTAAGTCGGGGCGACCTACATCGCCGATGAAGAGGGTATCGCCCGTAAAAATGGCGTGTTCCCGGCCCGTTTCATCAATCAGCAGGTAGGTTGTCGATTCAGGCGTATGGCCGGGCGTATGCAAAACCTTGATCGTTACATCGCCGAGCGTAAAGATTTCGCCATCGTGGGCGTGATGTACGGCGTAGGTCGTGTTGGCATTGGGACCATATACAATCGTTGCGCCGGTTTTGGCTGCCAAATCGAGGTGGCCCGATACGAAATCGGCGTGGAAGTGCGTCTCGAATACGTATTTTATGTGCGCTCCGGCTCGTTCGGCTTTGCGGATGTAAGGCGTTGTTTCACGCAACGGATCGATAATAGCTGCTTCGCCGTTACTTTCGATATAATAAGCTCCCTGCGCCAGGCACCCCGTATACAACTGTTCGATAATCATAACACTTCTTTCAAAATCACATACCCCGCTACCATCAGCACAAACCAGCCGAATCCTTTTTTCAGTTTTTCGGGTGCCACAAAACGGGCGAAATACATACCGAGAAAAATCCCGACAATAGATAAACCCGTAAAGGGCAGCAGAAAATTCCAGTTCAGTTGGGTATGCTGGATGTCGCCCAGGAAGCCAACGAACGAATTCACGGCAATAATCAGCACCGACGTTGCTACGGCGCGGTGAATAGGCAACCCGGCCAGCAGCACCAGCATTGGCACAATCAGAAAACCGCCCCCGGCCCCGATGGTTCCGGTCAGCAAACCAACGGCCAGGCCGTCGAGCGCGAGATTGCCATAGCGTGGCCTACCGTCGGCGGCTTCGCCCTGTTCGGGCCGGTCGCTGCGAATCATGGCGCGGGCGGCTAACACCATTACCACCACAAAGAAATACAGAATGGCGTTCGGCTTCGACAGCGTAAACGTCTCAAATTGAACGAGTGGATCGGGCAGCGCGGGCAGCAAAAACCGCCGACTGAGGTAAACCGACACGAACGAAGGCAGGGCAAAAGCCGCCGAAACGCGCAGATCAACGTGTTTTTGCCAGAGATGGCTGATTGACCCTACCAGCGAAGTTACGCCCACCACAAACAGTGAATACGTGGTTGACAGCACGGGCGAAATTCCAAACGCATAAACGAAAATTGGCACCGTCAGAATCGACCCTCCACCCCCGGCCAGGCCAATGACCAAACCAACCAGCAGGGCCATCGCATAGCCTATAGAGTACTGAATATCCATGAATAGGCAAAACTAAGGCATTCGACGCGATGTTCGGACGCCATTAAATACAAACGGTCTCCGACAGTTGTGTCAGAGACCGTTATACAAATGAGCTAAGACCTGTCAATCAGGCAAATCATTAAGATTACTGTTTTTGCGGCTATACAGGAAGTAAACGATTAATCCCAGGATGCCCCACACCAAGAAGGTCAGCTTGGTATCGTGCCGCAAATTCCACATCAAATAAAGATTCGCCAGAATACCCAGCGTAGCAATGACCGGCAGGGCGGGGGTACGGTAAGGCCGTTCGAGGTTTGGCTCCCGGACGCGCAGTAACCACACGGCCCCGCAAATCATGGCAAAAGCAAACAGCGTTCCCGAACTGCACAATTGCGATACTTTGTCGATAGGAGTCAGCGCAGCTACTGTTGAGACAATGGCACCCACGAAAATAGTGCTTTTCCAGGGGGTTTTAAAAGTCGGGTGAATGGACGCGAACAAGTTACGGGGTAGCAGCCCGTCTTTAGCCATACCGAGGAAAATCCGGGTTTGACCGAGCATCATCACCAGCATCACCGATGTCAGGCCCGCAATGGCGGCAATCGTAATCAGGTATACAGCCCAGGTCAGGCCCTGATCGGCAAATGCCTGCGCAACGGGTGCTTTCAGGTCGAGGGCATCGTAGCGAACCATACCCGTCAGCACGAGCGACACCAGAATATACAAGATCGTGCAAATAATGAGCGAAGCAATAATGGCAAACGGAACGTCTTTCTTGGGGTTAATCGCTTCGCCAGCCTGTGTCGAAACGGCATCGAAACCGATGTAAGCGAAGAAAACAATCCCAGCCGCCGTCACGATACCATCGAAGCCAAAGTGCGTTTGTCCGGTTTTATCAACCACTGGGTCGGGAATAAACGGAGTCCAGTTGGCTACATCGACGTAAAACGCACCCGCAACGATCACGAAGATTACGGTGGCTACTTTCACCATCACAATGATGTTGTTGGTACTGGCGGCTTCTTTGATGCCCTTAACCAGAATATACGTAACCACCCAAACGATCAGAAACGCGGGCAGGTTGATCGCGAACGAAAAATCGGGAACAGCCTGACCAGCCGCCCGCATGGCTTCGGCTTTTTCCTGCGCCGTTACGGGGTCATTCATCAACCAAACGGGCGGATGAACGTTGAACAGGTGCAAAAACTTTTCAAAGTAGCCCGACCAGCTTACGGCTACCGTAGTAGCTCCCATCATGTACTCAAGAATCAGGTTCCAGCCAATAAGCCAGGCAAACAACTCGCCTACAGTGCCATACGAGTAGGCGTAAGCTGATCCTTCAACGGGCAGAATGGAGGCAAATTCGGCGTAGCAAAGAGCGGCAAATGCACACGCTATACCGGCCATCATGAACGATAGGGCCAACGCCGGGCCAGCCCATTCGTTGGCGGCAATACCGGTGAGCACAAACACACCCCCGCCAATAACGGCACCAATGCCGAGCGACGTTAGCCCCCAGCGTGTTAGCACCCGCTTCAGCTCGCTTTTTTTCATGTCGGCCTCATAGGCCGCTAACGGCTTCTTTCGCCAAA from Spirosoma montaniterrae encodes:
- a CDS encoding HipA family kinase; its protein translation is MPQQPPQLRTVAVTRYVTPLREGGSLPAIVEADDEFLYVLKFRGAGQGAKALIAELIAGELARAIGLRVPELVFATLSEAFGRTEPDEEIQDLLRASEGLNLGLHYLSGAITFDPILNTIDARLASEIVWFDCFITNVDRTARNTNMLMWHKELWLIDHGAALYFHHSGQPWEEQAVRPFVAIKDHVLLPRATELDAVDADFRQRLTPDRIRAIVSLVPDEWLTDAESDATPDERREVYARFLETRLAHSNTFLTAANDARNALV
- a CDS encoding DUF3037 domain-containing protein — its product is MPGMHLYEYAVIRVVPRVEREEFLNVGVILYCSAQGFLQTKFALKEERLRAFSSAVDISELHERLQAFERVCAGRREGGPIGQLPIAGRFRWLTAARSTVVQPSAVHPGLCVDAAEMLERLVEQLVL
- a CDS encoding AMP-binding protein yields the protein MKIKPDTTLVEYFYHWERTTPDRIFLRQPFGDTWLDFTWQQAGEQARKLAAYLHSLGLPPKSRIGLVSKNCAEWFISDIAIMLSGHVSVPFYPTLTAEQLEQVVVHSGCNVLLVGKLDNWNAMKAGVPNGVICVSFPTYNPDPAHVQWADVMTSQIPFSDSPLPSPDELMTIVYTSGTTGNPKGVMLTFGGFALVLHSLKEFVPIEVPAIRLLSYLPLCHMAERGILANMALATGATVHFTESIDTFSKNLAAVQPTHFGSVPRIWVKFQQGILAKMPQKRLDLLLRIPILSGIVKKKIRTTLGLGQVQFIGVGAAPMPVSLMLWFRRLGIHMQEIYGMTETTSTISVMPRNGIKDGTVGKALATVTVKIDPDTGEICVKSPHNMLGYYNEPAMTAETLGTDGWLHTGDKGEVDAEGYLRITGRVKEMYKTSKGEYVAPSQIELRFADNALIEQVCVVGQGLPQPVALIVLSESARAEDKTIVAESLRLTHQSVNKILKPYERVQKIVVVQEPWTVENNRMTPTMKLKRKEVEKAFASRIEGWYEHKDDFIWEM
- a CDS encoding MBL fold metallo-hydrolase gives rise to the protein MIIEQLYTGCLAQGAYYIESNGEAAIIDPLRETTPYIRKAERAGAHIKYVFETHFHADFVSGHLDLAAKTGATIVYGPNANTTYAVHHAHDGEIFTLGDVTIKVLHTPGHTPESTTYLLIDETGREHAIFTGDTLFIGDVGRPDLAIKGNLTEHDLAGMLYDSLHTKLMPLPDDVIVYPAHGAGSACGKNMSKETTDTLGNQKRFNYALRAETKDEFVEKVLDGLTEAPAYFAENARLNKEGYESIDAVMQRGSQALSPAMFEAAVNETGALILDVRDATEFANGFIPNAINIGLNGQFAPWVGALIPDLKQPIALVTPVGKEEETVLRLARVGYDNCIGYLDGGFAAWQKSENEVDTVASISPATFAERWQNASNFTVVDVRKAAEFETGHVRDAENMPLDNINDHMAQLSRHEPLYVHCAGGYRSMVASSILKARGFHNVINVEGGIEAIKKTNVPVVAATTV
- a CDS encoding sulfite exporter TauE/SafE family protein is translated as MDIQYSIGYAMALLVGLVIGLAGGGGSILTVPIFVYAFGISPVLSTTYSLFVVGVTSLVGSISHLWQKHVDLRVSAAFALPSFVSVYLSRRFLLPALPDPLVQFETFTLSKPNAILYFFVVVMVLAARAMIRSDRPEQGEAADGRPRYGNLALDGLAVGLLTGTIGAGGGFLIVPMLVLLAGLPIHRAVATSVLIIAVNSFVGFLGDIQHTQLNWNFLLPFTGLSIVGIFLGMYFARFVAPEKLKKGFGWFVLMVAGYVILKEVL
- a CDS encoding APC family permease, whose translation is METQVKPSDTTSVWRKKPLAAYEADMKKSELKRVLTRWGLTSLGIGAVIGGGVFVLTGIAANEWAGPALALSFMMAGIACAFAALCYAEFASILPVEGSAYAYSYGTVGELFAWLIGWNLILEYMMGATTVAVSWSGYFEKFLHLFNVHPPVWLMNDPVTAQEKAEAMRAAGQAVPDFSFAINLPAFLIVWVVTYILVKGIKEAASTNNIIVMVKVATVIFVIVAGAFYVDVANWTPFIPDPVVDKTGQTHFGFDGIVTAAGIVFFAYIGFDAVSTQAGEAINPKKDVPFAIIASLIICTILYILVSLVLTGMVRYDALDLKAPVAQAFADQGLTWAVYLITIAAIAGLTSVMLVMMLGQTRIFLGMAKDGLLPRNLFASIHPTFKTPWKSTIFVGAIVSTVAALTPIDKVSQLCSSGTLFAFAMICGAVWLLRVREPNLERPYRTPALPVIATLGILANLYLMWNLRHDTKLTFLVWGILGLIVYFLYSRKNSNLNDLPD